AGGGGGTCCCTTATGTAAACTGGATCTCTTTCCTCCATTGGAAACTCCTATAAAATTGTCCCATTTTATctactccatgctgtcctacTTTAGCTAGCTAAGGTTGGTAAAGTGGaacaacaaaaaatgacaatTACTAAATATAAACATAATATTGGCAACTGGTTTGTGTTTTGATGCACCAGTACATAGTATGTACATTTACATCAACATTTGGGACAGAGCATTATTTATGGCAGTTTTATAATCTTAATCAAAAAAGAAAAAAAGCTATGTCACTGATCTTACTGTGAGCTTCCTGAAGTGATGTGGCTTTGAATATGGGGTTTCTCTGCAAAGGCTTAGTAACAATAGTTTTGATTTGTCAGATCAAAAAACAAATGGGTCAAAATGAAGCTGTCACAGTTTATATGATGTCCCTCACTTTTTGAATTCATCCTAGAGGTTTGATTGATGTGTGGTTGTATTCAACTCCCCCACTCTGAAATCCATAAAAAGGCTTAAAGCCCATCACATGTTCTAAATTGAATTGAGATTACATGTACTGCACCACTAAAACTACTGTATGTAGCTTACATTATCCTATACCAGAATCATGGCAatggaaaacacaaaacactcaaagtcaacaaaactaaggagatgattgtggacttcaggaaacagcagagggaacacccccctatccacttcgatgtaacagtagtggagagggtagtaagttttaagttcctcggcgtacacatcacagacaaactgaattggtccacccacacagacagcatcgtgaagaaggcgcagcagtgcctcttcaacctcaggaggctgaagaaatttggcttgtcaccaaaagcactcacaaacttctacagatgcacaatcgagagcatcctgtcgggctgtatcaccgcctggtacggcaactgctccgcccacaaccgtaaggctctccagagggtagtgaggtctgcacaacgcatcaccgggggcaaactacctgccctccaggacacctacaccacccgatgtcacaggaaggccataaagatcatcaaggacagcaaccacctgagccactgcctgttcaccccgctatcatccagaaggcgaggtcagtacaggtgcatcaaagctgggaccgagagactgaaaaacagcttctatctcaaggccatcactgttaaacagccaccactaacattgagtggctgctgccaacacactgactcaactccagccactttaataatgggaaatgatgtaaaatatatcactagccactttaaacaatgatacctaatataatgtttacataccctacattattcatctcacatgtatacgtatatactgtactctatatcatctactgcatccttatgtaatacatgtatcactagccactttaactatgccactttgtttacatactcatctcatatgtatatactgcactcaataccatctactgtatcttgcctatgccgctctgtaccatcactcattcatatatctttatgtacatattctttatccccttacacttgtgtctgtctataaggtagtagttttggaattgttagctagattacttgttggttattactgcattgtcggagctagaagcacaagcatttcgctacactcgcactaacatctgctaaccatgtgtatgtgacaaataaaaattgatttgatttgtacagtAGACTTTGAAATCCACTGCAACACAATAAAATGACTAATTAAAATGTATTGAATGAATCCCCTGCATTAGGCTACaaataaaagtttttttttctttttcgaAAGAGAGTAATTAAATTATAATTGTCTGTTTGAACTATGCTGTGTGAATGGCGTTTCAAGCCTCTCTGCCTCACACTAGAAAACAGTTAGACTATTCTGATTGAattatttgtaaacattttgCGCAAAGTTTATAatattggagagaaaaaaaatattctCCAAACTATCGATTTAAAATCACCGTCTACAATATTCCTATAGATTAAAATGATAGGTACCGGAATTATAATGACTTTCAATTTCTACATTTGTTTTACTACGGATGGGACTTggggtaaaaaaaacaacaacatagggGTGGTGTAATGTGTGCGGAAGTGAAATCAAAACTCCGTGCAAGCCACTTCGATCCTATCATAGTTAGTAGTCGTTAGTGATCTACGAGCCAAAAGTCGATAGATCTTCATCTAATTGTGAAATCATGGAATCAGACAAGGTACTACATATCGCTAACTTTAGCACACTGTTTGTGTGCATGGTGCTAAAGTTTCCGCAAATATTTGTTTTGATGCGCGCGAAATCGACAACGGGTGTCAGCCTCAACAGTCTTCTGCTGGAGCTAACCGGGTATGTTTTACAAAGCAGTGCATGGTTATATTATACTCCGTCCTACTACCTGCCTTTTTAGGTTCTATGAATGTGTAATTGGTTGTTGATTGATGTTTGCTTGGTGGTTTAATTGTAGACTAGAAATCGAATTATATGTGACGATAATACATAATTGCAACGCTTGCGGATACAGTGTAGCCGACAACATCATGCATAAATTAAGTTGCATTGTATCGAGTAAACCCATGATATGCAATACACTTCCTGCGTTCTATGGTTGACTCATGTAGGATGAAAGGAAATAGACATTCAGAAAAATTACATCAAACCATACATTAAATCATGATGACTGTACAGACCATGTTGCAGTGTTGCTCTGAATTGAAATATCCTTGTTGCAGGGCAAGTATTTATCACATTTGGTTCAGCATCAGATTAAAGATGGCCCAGGGAATTTGACCTCATCCACCCAGATGGCAGTCTGCCTATTTTGTGATTTAAAAGATCAGTGTGTTTGCTTGTTCTAATGGACATGGAGAAGCTCTATCTTTGTGAGACAGTAAATATATAAATGTGAAGAATATCAGTTATCATCCTCCACAGCTCACTGGATCCTGACAATCTGCCAGAATTACACTGGCTCTCAGGCAAGGAAGGAGTGGTAGGCATACAGCATGGGTATTTTACCGTCTGCTTGCTACTTTACATGACTCATCATGGTTTGTTGACGTTGCAGTCCCTAATCTCTCCGTTTAGCAAAACATCATCCTTTCACTTCTCTCATATCCTGTTGGCTCGAAGCTCATTGCACCATATCACGATACACACCTAACTTTGTTATTGTTCTAAGAAACATTCTCTAATTTGGATCCTGAAGTATTATCGTATGAAAATGCCCTTAAATACAGCAAATGGTTGGGTCAGGTGTGAACATTCCATCACCAGGTTGCTCCCTTGCAGATCCACGGCTTGCTTGTTCACTTTGTGTTCCCTGTTGTTCCCACACATAATTCTTTATCTTCCATAAAGTTAATATCACATTTCTTTGTTTTAGGTTCATTGTGTTTGTCACCTACCAGATGTACTATGACTACCCACCCCCAACCTACTTGGAGTACCCCGTCCTCATTGCTCAAGGTGGGCCATCATTCTACCCTTTGGTGAAAGTTCCTGTTCATTCATTTAATGAAATAGTCCTATTTCCCAGGTAACGATACTCTCCAGACAATAATCCAACCACATTGTTAGCTGCCGACTTATCTTGCATCCCTTCAGGGTTGTTGCTAACCACAAATGGTAAAAAAATTAAGATAATATTTTGTGGTTGTAACTCCGGGTATTCGTTCCCCAAACCTACAGTGGGTGACAATGCACTCACCTTGCATACCTGATCTCTGTATAAGTGTGTTGCACAGTGAGTTACAGCTTGTTCTTTTAATCCTGTTGTGTGCCATTATTTGTCCCAGATGTCATCCTCCTGCTCTTGATTCTACATTACAATGGCAGCCTGAAGCAGAGTCTGATCTATGCAGTTGTGTATCCTTCTCTGCTCatgcaacaaaacaaaacacacacacactcctgatttACATAATGCTAACATTTTGGAAATTGGTAGCAGATTCTTGACGGCTTGATCAGGTTTGTGGGAGGCTGGCAACTACTCACTGTGCAGAAGTGGATAATTGATCTGGCCATGGTAAGTAGAAGACTGATGAGATGTGAAAAAGAGCAGTAGGTTATTCAGACAGTCAATGTCCACAATGTCAGAAAGCATATTGTATTATGAAGAACAGCTTGCAAAGGACTCTTATTAGAGTCACATTGATGAAATTGTTTCCACAGACCAATATAGATATAGCACCAGTCAATGATGAAGTAACATTGAAAGGTCCTTTGACATGATGCAAGTTATCTAAATCAATTGCttacctttccatctctctcagaGCCTGTGTACATTCATCAGTGCTGGCAGTAAATTTGCCCAGCTCCAATGCCTGTGGCAGTCCAAGGACTCAGGGCAGGTTAGCGCCCTCTCCTGGGGTATGGCTACCTACACATGTTTTGGTGAGTGAACCAttctaaaccacacacacacataggccatAGCCCTTACAGATCTGTAAGTATATAAGTATGAGCAATACAGCAGCAAATTGGAGCTATGACCAAGTGCCTGCATAGGTGATCTCGCAACCACAGCAATTGAAGATAGTCATGGAATGTAATAATGTGATTTATGTTAACTGTCTTGTTTCAGCAAGGATTTACACCACCAGTGTGACAACTGGAGACATGCAGGGTAAGTCAGTCCTGTCACTGCAATTATCAGGTGTTGGCTGGAGAATGAAAATGTCTATTACATTTTCGCGCAGCAGCATGTGTTTCTAACACCTGTTTTGTCTTCCGCTGTCCACAGTTCTGGTGCGATTTATTGTCATGGCACTGCTGAATTCATGGGTGCTAGCTACAGTCTTGTACTACAGGAAAAGTGCTGGGGAAGTACAGAAGAAGCAGGATTAAGTCTCCTGTCACAAACAGTTATTACCTCCAATGTCTAAAACTGGACAATTTGTCTGCACTCCCTCTTCTTTCAGTGTTTAATTTCACCCAGACATGAAGTTGAGAACAGGACTGTGTGGGTGACAAATGGACAGGTGGCAACTCTTTTGGCAAACCAACCATTCTGATATCAAAAGGGGGGTTTTCTTTTAAACATTCCATTTGGCTGTATTCTCAGTTTGACAACAGGTCAAGTTGGTACAAAAGATTTAAAAATGTGTTGAGCTAATATATTGGGTGTTGAGATGCAGATGTTTCTCAGGATAAAACAGCTGTAATTTTCAATTTATTTTCTAAAGATTTTAATCAATAAACCATACCACCTTTGAAATAGTGGCCTTCTGTTATTAGCGAATATCAGAAAGCATAATTGTTCTTCAGCATATCTATAAAACTATTTGACTACTATATGCAGATATCACACAGGACAGTGGTGCATAACTTATTTTTGGTATAGAAAAGACAGCATACACATCAATGACCTAAACCAGAAGGCACATACATTTCTTTATTGTAGCAATATCAAACATGCATTCTGGATGAAGCGCCTTTAAATACAAAGTGGACAAGGCAGTATAAATAATACAATGTGCACTGTATGTCATGTAAAATATTGTATATTAATATGTATAAAACGTGCTTTTCAGAAGCTTGAATAAAGGAGAGCACACCATCACTCTCCATCTGAAATATGAGCCAGATGCACACCACGTGCTAAGAGGAATTCTTTACAAAAATATCAGAAACATTCAAAAAGCTTCCATTACAGGTTACTGTTCCATACTTTCAGCTTGTGAATGAATACATTTGTAGAGTCttttttcatctttatttaaacAAAGATAAGTAAACTTGAGGTTCCCCTCTTCCATGGAGAAAAATAAAAATCTTACTACGGGTGGACTTCCAAAAGAAAGGCATGTAGGCAACAGCACACTGAAGAATGTAGGGGGGCCCTCCAAATTGATTTTGAAGATGGTCAGGGGCCCTCAAAGTTGATTTTGATGATGGTAGGGGGGCCCTCCAAGTTGATTTTGAATAGAAAATAAACAGCATAACTCCTAAGTCATACAATACTCGTGCTTCATCTCTGGTTTGCTCAGATGTACAACCAAACAATGAAGGAGTCAAGCTATGGTATTAATGCTGCACTCCCTTGCATTCAGCTGGTGCATTAAACATTTCCCTCTTATAAATTGTCATGCTGCATGGTGTAAGTACATTAAGGCAATGCCAGGGTGAAGTGCTATTAGGTAAGTGTTAGCATCTGAACTTCAACTCTATCCACCTACCAGTTTACAGTATAGTTCTCCTTGTGGGCGTAGTGTTCTGCACTAGATACTTATGATGGCTTGTAATCGTGAACTGTATTATGTAAAGAATGGTCTTTGCCACGAACATTTAGGTTGGCAGATCACCTCAAACCTCATCTCTTGATCTCTGCTTTTTCCAATGTGGATTTCTTAAGTGTTGTCAAGGTAAGTCCCTCAGCTCTCACATGCTGTTTAGCTTAATTGAGGCTGCTGTTCTGTGTTGAGTGAAAATCTGGATAAAAAGTCCAAAGCCAAACCCCTTCCCATGGCCTCGACATCCCCTCGCCTCACCCCCTCCTTAAGGAACCTGGAGAGAAGTTGCTCTTCGTATGCACACAGACAACAAGTAGTTGTGTTGGCACATTGTTCTTGGGAGACTAGCAGTTGAAATGACTGGCAAAAAAAAAACAAGGCGGAAGTGGAATAGATAGAGAAGTCTTCTGGAAGAGTGAAGTGCAATCAGAGTTGTGCATGGAGGAAATGCCAAGTGGAACATTGTTATCAGTCTTGATTGCATGTTAGGAGGAAACCAACACCACATTCCCAAGTAAGGTTAACTGGAGAAAGAGAAAACAGAGGGGAAAAGTATTAGTTTCTCTAAAACCAACCCACAGCTCAGTGACATTGCCTGCATCACCACACACAGCATGCAGCTGTCACACATACAACCACCCATAGTCACACAACTTTGCAGAATGGATCTTTTGATTGCATGTTTTATTGCAAAACGTCAGTCATCGTAAATAAACATAGAAACCATCATATTATAACACTCTACATTAAAAAGACTAGTCaatctgaaacacacagagaagaTGTAAGTCATGATGTCTCAATGGCCACTTTTGGAATCTTCTCGTTGCATCATGGGGGCGTCGGCTCTAGGGGGACTGAAGTCAAAGGGAAAAGGTCACACAGGGTTCAGTAGGAGGCTGATATAAGAAAAGGGATATCCAGAAAGGAAAGCGTTTTAAGGGTCCGATCACAGGAATCAGATCCAGTAGTGTGGTAGGGTTCCTGGAAACCTAAAAGTTTTTGTAATATTTCCTGACATTCAACTATGAAGACGAGAACACATGCACATTTAA
Above is a genomic segment from Oncorhynchus gorbuscha isolate QuinsamMale2020 ecotype Even-year linkage group LG10, OgorEven_v1.0, whole genome shotgun sequence containing:
- the slc66a3 gene encoding solute carrier family 66 member 3, whose protein sequence is MESDKVLHIANFSTLFVCMVLKFPQIFVLMRAKSTTGVSLNSLLLELTGFIVFVTYQMYYDYPPPTYLEYPVLIAQDVILLLLILHYNGSLKQSLIYAVVFVGGWQLLTVQKWIIDLAMSLCTFISAGSKFAQLQCLWQSKDSGQVSALSWGMATYTCFARIYTTSVTTGDMQVLVRFIVMALLNSWVLATVLYYRKSAGEVQKKQD